One stretch of Juglans microcarpa x Juglans regia isolate MS1-56 chromosome 3D, Jm3101_v1.0, whole genome shotgun sequence DNA includes these proteins:
- the LOC121254527 gene encoding NEDD8-conjugating enzyme Ubc12 encodes MIKLFKVKEKQKELAESANGKSPIKKQSAGELRLHRDISELNLPKSCSISFPNGKDDLMNFEVTIRPDEGYYLGGTFVFTFQVSSIYPHEAPKVKCKTKVYHPNIDLEGNVCLNILREDWKPVLNINTIIYGLFHLFTEPNSEDPLNHDAAAVLRDNPKLFESNVRRAMTGGYVGQTLFPRCI; translated from the exons ATGATTAAACTATTTAAGGTGAAGGAAAAGCAAAAGGAACTTGCAGAGAGTGCTAATGGAAAGTCGCCTATCAAGAAGCAAAGCGCCGGAGAATTACGTCTTCACAGAG ACATCAGCGAACTGAACCTGCCAAAATCTTGTAGCATATCTTTCCCCAACGGCAAGGATGACTTGATGAACTTTGAGGTTACCATTCGGCCTGATGAAGGATATTATCT AGGTGGTACTTTTGTGTTCACTTTCCAAGTTTCATCTATTTACCCTCATGAAGCACCGAAGGTCAAGTGCAAGACAAAG GTGTACCATCCTAATATTGACTTGGAAGGAAATGTCTGCCTTAACATTCTAAGAGAAGACTGGAAACCTGTGTTAAATATAAACACTATAATTTATGGCCTATTTCATCTTTTCACG GAACCCAACAGTGAAGATCCACTCAATCATGATGCTGCTGCAGTTTTAAGAGACAACCCAAAATTGTTTGAATCCAATGTGCGAAGGGCAATGACTGGTGGGTATGTGGGGCAGACCCTCTTCCCACGATGCATATAG
- the LOC121254525 gene encoding probable NAD(P)H dehydrogenase (quinone) FQR1-like 2, translated as MALCYPTPIFTPGNWNDSDELGRPGALNSSEGQLHVQFQHHQSEGLISSEPVEAFMGKGGGCVPSKHRAPAGVADQDPTDPERITPVSGQNQTSSTNNTTTPVQDGVIQSAKKLRIFLVFYSMYGHVELMAKTIKKGVDSVEGVEGVLYRVPETLPPDVLAQMRVPQKDNEVPVISAEGLVEADGLLFGFPTRYGSMAAQMKAFFDSMWGLWEQQTLAGVPAGFFVSTGTQGGGQETTAWTAVTQLAHHGMLYVPIGYTFGAGMFKMDSIRGGSPYGAGVFSGDGTREPNETELALAEHQGRYMASIVKRFARTS; from the exons ATGGCATTGTGCTATCCCACTCCTATTTTCACACCTGGAAATTGGAATGACAGCGATGAGCTGGGTCGACCCGGAGCTCTAAACAGCTCAGAAGGTCAACTTCACGTCCAGTTCCAACACCACCAATCAGAAGGCCTTATCAGTTCAGAACCTG TTGAAGCTTTTATGGGTAAAGGAGGTGGGTGTGTGCCAAGCAAGCACAGGGCACCCGCAGGTGTTGCCGATCAAGATCCTACAGATCCAGAAAGGATCACTCCTGTTTCTGGCCAAAACCAAACCTCAAGTACTAATAATACAACCACCCCAGTCCAAGATGGGGTCATACAATCGGCCAAGAAGCTCAGGATTTTCCTTGTGTTTTACTCGATGTACGGCCATGTGGAGCTCATGGCAAAGACAATAAAGAAAGGGGTGGATTCCGTTGAGGGCGTTGAAGGGGTTCTTTATAGGGTCCCGGAGACACTGCCCCCGGACGTATTGGCGCAGATGAGGGTCCCTCAGAAGGACAATGAGGTGCCCGTGATATCTGCGGAGGGTCTGGTGGAGGCTGATGGATTGCTCTTCGGTTTTCCAACGAGGTATGGGAGCATGGCCGCACAGATGAAGGCATTTTTTGATTCAATGTGGGGGCTGTGGGAGCAGCAGACGCTGGCTGGGGTGCCTGCCGGCTTTTTCGTGAGCACCGGCACACAGGGCGGCGGCCAGGAGACCACTGC TTGGACAGCAGTCACTCAGTTAGCCCACCATGGGATGCTTTATGTTCCTATTGGGTACACTTTTGGCGCTGGAATGTTCAAAATGGACTCCATCAGAGGTGGCTCTCCATATGGTGCAGGAGTGTTTTCTGGTGATGGCACTAGGGAACCAAATGAAACTGAGCTTGCACTTGCAGAGCATCAGGGCAGGTATATGGCTAGTATAGTCAAAAGATTTGCCCGAACTTCTTAG
- the LOC121254528 gene encoding deSI-like protein At4g17486, with protein MKSGPKDGWHSIMPPCFGGKSATRFCIFPKVKSARYSPGNSPVYLNVYDLTPVNGYVYWAGLGIFHSGVEVQGIEYAFGAHDYPTSGVFEVEPRQCPGFKFRKSIYMGTTCLDPVQVREFMESQSANYNGDTYHLIAKNCNHFCEDICYKLTGNRMPRWVNRLARIGSLCNCILPEALKSTTVCHDPDFQEDDNEKKKLRSVFSCLSSISMHQKEVSMSSLFLHSHYKGCLPPWELKRSRTGSLKEQ; from the exons ATGAAATCAGGACCAAAGGATGGCTGGCATTCTATTATGCCTCCTTGTTTCGGAGGCAAATCGGCCACACGCTTCTGCATATTCCCAAAAGTGAAGTCAGCAAGATATAGTCCAGGCAATTCACCTGTCTATCTGAATGTGTACGATTTGACACCTGTAAATGGCTATGTCTATTGGGCGGGCCTGGGTATCTTTCATTCTGGAGTGGAAG TTCAGGGGATTGAATATGCATTTGGAGCTCATGACTACCCAACAAGCGGTGTCTTTGAGGTTGAACCTCGGCAGTGCCCTGGCTTCAAGTTTAGAAAGTCAATATATATGGGGACAACATGCTTAGATCCTGTCCAGGTTAGAGAGTTCATGGAGAGCCAGTCAGCAAACTATAATGGTGATACATATCACTTGATTGCTAAGAACTGCAATCATTTCTGTGAGGATATATGTTACAAGCTGACTGGTAACCGAATGCCAAGATGGGTAAACAGACTTGCAAGAATAG GTTCACTGTGCAACTGCATACTCCCTGAGGCCCTTAAATCTACCACTGTATGCCATGACCCTGACTTCCAAGAAGATGacaatgaaaagaagaaactgAGGAGTGTCTTCAGCTGTCTGTCATCAATCTCCATGCATCAGAAGGAAGTATCAATGTCATCCTTGTTTCTGCATTCTCACTACAAGGGCTGTTTACCACCATGGGAGTTGAAGAGGTCTAGAACTGGTTCATTGAAGGAACAGTGA